One segment of Rhodopirellula baltica SH 1 DNA contains the following:
- a CDS encoding FAD-binding oxidoreductase: MSPSLFFAAIFCGSCFLLFVGSADAIEEWEWKRLTRKRLPKLRSGKAIDAVSAKLADQSASAAKPDVTNHPSRWKGWRSASVQSVKDESLDCRSFVFVPTDGEPFPPFLGGQYLTVRLKDPSSGKNVSRCYSLSSGPDEPHYRITVKRVPGGTMSNLLHDTIDVGDRIEIQAPKGRFHYSVEESQSANLEPLNLVAAGIGITPMLSMLFQSLNERTDRDVNLFYQVRNAVDAPFLAPIREIAKMLEATTGVRVHLWFSKPEDDDLRPGDSVGRLSAERIVERLGHHRGEYLICGPDVFMNAIAEGLIECGASADRVMFESFGGKSKSAGALAVPACDPCSDASDVDESNSDDSVGWNVTFQTSGKSASFEAGMDGLLDVAESLDVDVDSGCRSGDCGACVRRLLSGEVRYAETPECDVEDGEAVLCVAKPVSEVVVDA; this comes from the coding sequence GTGTCTCCATCGTTGTTTTTCGCTGCTATTTTCTGTGGAAGCTGCTTCCTTCTGTTCGTCGGTAGCGCCGACGCGATCGAAGAATGGGAATGGAAACGGCTGACGCGAAAACGGCTTCCAAAACTTCGCAGTGGCAAAGCTATTGATGCCGTATCAGCAAAGCTGGCTGATCAGTCCGCTTCAGCAGCGAAGCCCGATGTGACGAACCATCCAAGTCGTTGGAAAGGCTGGCGGTCGGCAAGCGTTCAATCGGTCAAAGACGAATCGCTGGATTGTCGCTCCTTCGTTTTTGTTCCTACCGATGGGGAACCGTTCCCGCCATTTTTGGGCGGTCAGTACCTGACAGTCCGATTGAAGGATCCGTCGTCAGGCAAGAATGTTTCGCGTTGCTACAGCCTTTCGAGCGGACCCGATGAACCGCACTATCGAATCACGGTGAAACGGGTTCCGGGCGGGACGATGAGTAATCTGCTGCACGACACAATTGATGTTGGCGATCGGATCGAGATTCAAGCTCCCAAGGGCAGGTTCCATTACTCGGTGGAGGAGAGCCAAAGCGCCAATCTAGAGCCACTGAATTTGGTCGCCGCGGGCATCGGGATCACTCCGATGCTCTCAATGCTGTTTCAAAGTTTGAACGAACGGACGGACCGCGACGTCAATTTGTTCTATCAAGTAAGAAATGCAGTCGATGCACCTTTCCTGGCACCGATTCGCGAGATCGCGAAAATGCTGGAAGCCACCACAGGAGTTCGCGTGCATCTTTGGTTCAGCAAACCGGAAGACGACGATTTGCGACCGGGTGACTCGGTTGGACGGTTGTCAGCGGAGCGGATCGTGGAACGTCTCGGTCATCACCGCGGCGAATATTTGATTTGCGGACCAGATGTGTTCATGAACGCGATTGCCGAAGGGTTGATCGAGTGCGGAGCGTCCGCCGATCGTGTGATGTTTGAATCGTTTGGCGGGAAGTCTAAATCGGCGGGAGCGTTGGCGGTTCCGGCGTGCGACCCTTGTTCTGATGCGTCGGACGTTGATGAATCAAACTCAGATGACTCTGTTGGTTGGAACGTGACGTTTCAGACCAGCGGGAAGTCGGCTTCGTTTGAGGCTGGAATGGACGGTTTGTTGGACGTGGCTGAATCATTGGACGTGGATGTCGATTCAGGGTGTCGTTCGGGAGATTGTGGAGCTTGCGTCCGTCGTTTGCTCTCAGGCGAAGTTCGTTATGCCGAGACACCTGAGTGCGACGTCGAAGATGGCGAAGCGGTTTTGTGCGTTGCCAAACCGGTCAGCGAAGTCGTCGTCGACGCTTGA
- a CDS encoding alpha/beta hydrolase, with product MSHRHSIAFAFATALICQSFGSGDRVLGQDATLDAPSSSDVVEDQFIYKTVTDDSSRKLTELFVDWTRPADWSAEDSRPAAVFFHGGGWTGGKPGQFALHSKELAGRGMVCFRVKYRLLNKKSKTPPDNCVEDASDAFRYIRANASKFGIDPKRMASGGGSAGGHLAAYLGTMDDQVVDGVSRKPAAMLLFNPVYDNGPGGWGTARVGDEFAKYSPAHNITKDDPPSIVFLGTKDNLIPVATAERFRDDCKEVGVRSELHLYEGQPHGFFNAKKTDGGGKIYRDTMEKTVAFLKSLDWIE from the coding sequence ATGAGCCACCGACATTCGATTGCATTTGCTTTTGCCACCGCACTCATTTGCCAATCGTTTGGAAGTGGCGATCGCGTTCTAGGTCAAGACGCCACGCTCGACGCGCCGTCATCGAGCGATGTGGTGGAAGACCAGTTCATCTACAAAACAGTCACGGATGATTCCTCGAGAAAGTTGACGGAACTATTCGTCGACTGGACGCGACCGGCGGATTGGTCGGCCGAGGATTCTCGTCCCGCCGCGGTGTTTTTCCACGGCGGTGGTTGGACGGGTGGAAAGCCGGGCCAGTTTGCTTTGCATAGCAAGGAACTGGCCGGTCGCGGAATGGTTTGCTTTCGGGTGAAGTATCGTTTGCTGAACAAGAAGTCCAAAACTCCGCCGGACAACTGTGTGGAAGATGCCTCGGATGCGTTTCGTTATATCCGAGCAAACGCCAGCAAATTTGGCATCGATCCCAAGCGGATGGCTTCCGGTGGCGGCTCCGCGGGCGGTCATTTGGCAGCCTACTTGGGCACGATGGATGACCAGGTTGTTGATGGAGTTTCGCGAAAACCCGCGGCGATGTTGCTGTTCAATCCCGTCTACGACAATGGCCCCGGCGGATGGGGAACGGCACGCGTCGGCGACGAATTCGCCAAGTACTCGCCCGCTCACAACATCACGAAAGATGACCCACCATCGATCGTGTTCTTGGGAACCAAAGACAACTTGATTCCAGTTGCAACGGCAGAGCGTTTTCGCGACGACTGCAAAGAAGTTGGCGTTCGCAGTGAGCTGCATCTCTACGAAGGCCAGCCCCATGGCTTCTTCAACGCGAAGAAGACCGATGGGGGAGGAAAGATTTATCGCGACACGATGGAGAAGACGGTCGCGTTCCTAAAATCACTTGATTGGATCGAGTGA
- a CDS encoding S10 family peptidase, which yields MNWKCFASLLVLFFLNAQVNADDTTSSKDTAADEKSSDELTDKFVTTEHSFSVAGETIDYTATAGRLVMQTDELDPKAEVFFVSYTRKTDDVTKRPITFCFNGGPGSSSVWLHLGMLGPKIIRFPDDASFLRPPYHLDENHQSLLDITDLVFIDPVSTGYSRPAKDVNKSEFHGYNEDVRSVGQFIHDYTTIFERWLSPKVILGESYGGLRVAGLSGYLRDHYKMELNGAVVISGAINFQTLRFSPSNDVPDVCFLPTYTATAWYHKQLNDELQSLPLADVVAESEKFAYRQYAPALLKGTSIGKKERERVAKELARLTGLTEDYLLSSNLKLSMQRFGKELLRDEGLTVGRFDGRYTSIDRDSAGETPEFDASGAAIFGPFTACLNDYMHRDLNYKDRRVYEILTGNVHPWSYKPFEGRYVDASETLRGAMAANPSLKLFVACGYFDLATPHFAMEYTIDHMGLSPERSKNLTIKHYEGGHMMYIHEPSLKQLRKDLVEFYDEAVGHSAD from the coding sequence ATGAATTGGAAATGTTTCGCGAGCTTGTTGGTGCTGTTTTTCCTGAATGCTCAGGTGAACGCCGATGACACGACTTCGTCGAAAGACACAGCCGCTGACGAAAAATCGAGCGACGAGCTAACGGACAAATTCGTCACGACCGAGCATTCTTTCAGCGTTGCCGGTGAGACCATTGACTACACCGCCACCGCCGGTCGACTCGTCATGCAGACTGACGAACTGGATCCGAAGGCCGAGGTCTTCTTCGTCTCCTACACAAGAAAAACAGACGACGTCACCAAACGTCCGATCACCTTCTGCTTTAACGGAGGGCCAGGTTCATCTTCCGTTTGGTTGCACTTGGGGATGTTGGGGCCAAAGATCATCCGCTTTCCCGATGACGCGTCGTTTCTGCGACCGCCCTATCACTTGGACGAAAATCACCAAAGCCTGCTCGACATCACCGATCTGGTTTTCATTGATCCGGTAAGCACCGGATACAGCCGTCCGGCAAAGGACGTCAACAAAAGCGAATTCCATGGATACAACGAAGACGTTCGTAGCGTCGGTCAATTCATTCACGACTACACCACGATCTTCGAACGTTGGCTCTCACCCAAGGTCATCCTTGGTGAAAGTTACGGTGGACTCCGCGTGGCGGGACTGAGTGGTTATTTGCGTGATCACTACAAGATGGAACTCAATGGCGCCGTCGTCATTTCCGGCGCGATCAACTTTCAAACGCTTCGGTTCTCGCCCAGCAACGACGTTCCCGACGTTTGCTTTCTGCCGACCTACACCGCAACGGCTTGGTACCACAAACAACTGAACGACGAACTGCAATCATTGCCCCTGGCCGACGTTGTTGCGGAATCGGAAAAATTCGCCTATCGGCAATACGCTCCCGCACTGTTGAAAGGAACCAGTATTGGCAAGAAGGAGCGTGAACGTGTCGCCAAAGAACTGGCTCGTTTAACGGGTCTGACGGAAGACTACCTGCTGTCGTCCAACTTGAAGCTCTCGATGCAACGGTTTGGCAAAGAACTGCTTCGCGACGAAGGTTTGACGGTCGGTCGATTTGACGGTCGTTACACCAGCATCGATCGTGACTCAGCCGGCGAAACACCTGAATTCGATGCCAGCGGCGCTGCGATTTTCGGCCCCTTCACGGCATGCCTGAACGACTACATGCATCGCGATTTGAATTACAAGGATCGCCGCGTTTATGAAATCCTGACTGGCAACGTGCACCCGTGGAGTTACAAACCGTTTGAGGGTCGTTACGTCGACGCTTCAGAAACGCTTCGCGGCGCGATGGCCGCCAACCCATCGCTGAAATTGTTCGTCGCCTGCGGTTACTTCGATTTGGCAACGCCTCACTTCGCGATGGAATACACCATCGATCACATGGGGCTCTCACCGGAACGAAGCAAGAACCTGACGATCAAGCACTATGAGGGCGGACACATGATGTACATCCACGAACCGTCGCTCAAACAACTCCGCAAAGACTTGGTCGAGTTCTATGACGAAGCCGTTGGGCACTCGGCGGATTGA
- a CDS encoding SDR family oxidoreductase, whose product MNLKDKVVAITGGGTGIGAGIARELAMAGAKVTIGGRREAPLKELAGSIDSPNPVRTHTIDVAENESIEAFFQDVRTNVGDVDILVNSAGINIAKRTMAEMDPDEWDRVLRINATGAYRCIHQVIGAMRDRHDGLIINISSVAGKRAITLGGVVYCASKFAMTAMGTAVANEVRHEGVRITNVYPGEVNTPILDNRPVPVSQEHKESILQPEDIASVVLSICQLPPRACVPEIVIKPTTQEWV is encoded by the coding sequence ATGAATTTGAAAGACAAAGTCGTTGCCATCACCGGTGGAGGCACCGGAATCGGTGCAGGGATCGCTCGCGAATTAGCGATGGCAGGTGCGAAAGTCACCATCGGTGGCCGTCGCGAAGCACCGCTGAAGGAACTCGCCGGGTCCATCGATTCCCCCAACCCTGTTCGCACGCACACCATTGATGTTGCCGAAAACGAGAGCATCGAAGCTTTCTTCCAAGACGTCCGAACCAACGTGGGTGACGTGGACATCTTGGTCAACAGCGCCGGAATCAACATTGCCAAGCGGACCATGGCCGAAATGGATCCCGACGAGTGGGACCGCGTTCTTCGAATCAACGCGACCGGCGCCTACCGCTGCATCCACCAAGTGATCGGTGCGATGCGAGACCGGCACGATGGATTGATCATCAACATCTCCTCCGTGGCCGGTAAACGAGCCATCACGCTGGGCGGAGTCGTCTACTGCGCCAGCAAATTCGCGATGACCGCGATGGGAACGGCCGTCGCCAATGAAGTCCGTCACGAAGGTGTCCGGATCACCAACGTTTATCCCGGCGAAGTCAACACGCCGATTTTGGACAACCGCCCCGTACCGGTCAGCCAAGAGCACAAGGAATCGATCCTGCAACCCGAAGACATCGCTTCGGTCGTGCTCTCGATTTGCCAACTGCCACCGCGAGCCTGTGTGCCCGAGATCGTAATCAAACCCACCACGCAAGAATGGGTGTGA
- the mscL gene encoding large conductance mechanosensitive channel protein MscL: protein MGLVQEFKEFALKGSVIDLAVGVVIGGAFSGIVKSLVDNIIMPPINLLTARSGVNFKEAALTIETESPKLDDAGKIIEGEGAEMLVQDYPILNYGPFTQTIFEFLLIALALFVAIKLINAARSRMEDEPEEEEVAKPSEDIQLLREIRDALQKS, encoded by the coding sequence ATGGGTTTGGTTCAAGAGTTTAAAGAGTTTGCGCTCAAGGGCAGCGTCATTGATTTGGCGGTCGGCGTTGTCATCGGCGGTGCCTTCAGTGGCATCGTGAAGTCATTGGTTGATAACATCATCATGCCACCAATCAATCTGTTGACAGCTCGCTCCGGAGTCAACTTCAAAGAGGCCGCTCTAACGATCGAAACGGAGTCGCCCAAGCTGGACGATGCGGGCAAGATCATCGAAGGCGAAGGTGCCGAGATGCTGGTTCAGGACTATCCCATTTTGAACTACGGCCCATTCACTCAAACCATTTTTGAGTTCCTGTTGATCGCCCTTGCCTTGTTCGTAGCGATTAAGCTGATCAACGCTGCTCGGTCGCGAATGGAAGATGAACCGGAAGAGGAAGAAGTCGCCAAGCCGAGCGAGGACATTCAACTGTTGCGAGAAATTCGCGACGCACTTCAAAAGAGCTGA
- a CDS encoding sulfatase, producing MNLKRIFGLGLLLGFALSSQFSFGQKPDAKKASQRKNVLFLISDDLNTRIGCYGDPIVQTPNIDRLAARGVLFENAACQYPLCGPSRNSMLCGLYPDTTGIHGNAQIFRDSIPERWSLPQAFRLDGYFAGRVGKLYHYNVPKSVGTNGHDDPASWELELNPAGCDRLIEEPDIFTLRKGAFGGTLSWYASPRPDEAHTDGMLADDASWVLERCAKRNDRPFFLAVGFYRPHTPYVAPKEYFEPYKLEDMPLFDNVEEDNADVPAAALLSKKKEQDLLNDELRRQAIQAYYASTTFMDAQVGKVLDTLKRTGLDKNTIVVFTSDHGYFLGEKGLWQKQALFDKVAGVPLIIAEPGRTEGAIAKSPVGLVDLYPTLAELCDVPTQKLMQGQSLVPMLRDPSQTGRGYSMSMVARNDRQTKQRYYGYSIRTERYRLTLWDDGKRGTELYDHQNDPEEFTNLAHGERKNDPNNAKVIRELTEKLKAEMANGMPASGKRTEYKVGNWNPMLRIDN from the coding sequence ATGAACCTCAAACGGATCTTTGGTCTCGGACTCCTACTCGGCTTTGCTCTCAGTTCTCAATTCTCTTTTGGACAAAAACCGGACGCGAAAAAGGCCAGCCAGCGCAAGAATGTTCTCTTTCTCATTTCCGATGACTTGAACACTCGCATCGGTTGCTACGGCGATCCGATCGTTCAAACACCCAACATTGATCGCTTGGCCGCTCGAGGGGTCTTGTTTGAAAACGCCGCCTGCCAATATCCGCTTTGCGGACCCTCACGCAATTCAATGCTGTGCGGCCTCTACCCCGACACGACTGGCATTCACGGCAACGCCCAAATCTTTCGTGATTCTATCCCTGAACGCTGGTCGCTCCCGCAAGCGTTTCGTTTGGACGGGTACTTCGCCGGACGAGTTGGCAAGCTGTATCACTACAACGTGCCCAAGTCGGTCGGAACAAACGGCCACGACGATCCTGCCTCCTGGGAATTGGAACTGAACCCCGCCGGTTGCGATCGACTGATCGAAGAGCCAGACATCTTCACGCTTCGAAAGGGTGCATTCGGCGGCACGCTTTCCTGGTACGCATCGCCTCGCCCCGATGAAGCCCACACCGATGGGATGCTCGCCGATGATGCGTCCTGGGTCTTGGAACGATGTGCCAAACGCAACGACCGCCCGTTCTTCTTGGCCGTTGGTTTCTATCGACCGCACACACCTTATGTCGCGCCGAAAGAGTACTTCGAGCCTTACAAGCTGGAAGACATGCCCTTGTTCGACAACGTGGAAGAAGACAATGCTGACGTCCCCGCCGCTGCTTTGTTGAGCAAGAAGAAGGAACAGGACCTACTCAACGATGAACTGCGGCGTCAAGCGATTCAGGCTTACTACGCCAGCACAACGTTCATGGACGCTCAAGTCGGCAAGGTTCTCGACACTCTGAAGCGGACCGGATTGGACAAGAACACGATCGTCGTGTTCACCAGCGATCACGGCTACTTCTTGGGCGAAAAAGGGTTGTGGCAGAAACAGGCTTTGTTCGACAAAGTCGCTGGTGTGCCGTTGATCATCGCCGAACCGGGACGCACCGAAGGTGCAATCGCGAAGTCACCTGTTGGCTTGGTCGACTTGTACCCGACATTGGCTGAACTGTGCGACGTTCCCACGCAAAAGTTGATGCAGGGACAATCCCTCGTGCCGATGTTGCGTGATCCATCGCAAACCGGTCGCGGCTATTCCATGTCGATGGTCGCGCGAAACGATCGCCAGACCAAGCAGCGCTATTACGGCTATTCGATTCGAACCGAGCGATATCGCTTGACACTTTGGGACGACGGCAAGCGAGGAACCGAACTCTACGATCATCAAAACGATCCCGAAGAGTTCACCAACTTGGCCCACGGGGAACGAAAGAACGACCCCAACAACGCCAAAGTGATTCGCGAGCTGACTGAGAAACTAAAAGCAGAAATGGCCAACGGGATGCCTGCCTCCGGAAAACGGACGGAATACAAAGTCGGCAACTGGAACCCAATGCTTCGAATCGACAACTGA
- a CDS encoding DOMON domain-containing protein, which translates to MPSFAALSGGPIYADVRIAWDVSGIGFHLLVNGKRQLPWCRETRLDESDGLHLWMDTRNSPNIHRATQHCHRFLWLPAGGGPKRERPVAAMVPINRARTNPKPIRPDALKIHAIPRHDGYELSGLIPADALTGYDPKDQSQIGFYYLVADRELGNQALTLSTDFPVAEDPSLWSEAALISNS; encoded by the coding sequence GTGCCATCGTTCGCTGCCCTGTCAGGCGGTCCGATCTACGCGGATGTACGCATCGCCTGGGACGTGTCCGGTATCGGATTTCACTTGCTCGTCAACGGAAAGCGTCAGCTGCCATGGTGCCGCGAGACGCGGTTGGATGAGAGCGATGGTCTGCATTTATGGATGGACACGCGGAACAGCCCGAACATTCACCGAGCGACACAGCATTGTCATCGCTTCCTGTGGCTGCCCGCTGGTGGTGGACCAAAGCGGGAACGCCCCGTCGCGGCAATGGTGCCAATCAATCGAGCTCGGACCAATCCAAAGCCGATCCGCCCGGACGCCTTGAAGATTCATGCGATTCCGCGACATGACGGCTATGAGTTATCGGGTTTGATTCCCGCCGATGCGCTCACGGGTTACGACCCGAAGGATCAATCTCAAATTGGTTTCTACTACCTCGTCGCAGACCGGGAACTGGGCAACCAAGCGTTGACGCTGAGCACTGATTTCCCGGTCGCGGAAGATCCATCGTTGTGGTCCGAAGCCGCATTGATCTCAAACTCATAG
- a CDS encoding methionine-R-sulfoxide reductase, protein MPLLSKPLWKHVFGLAIAGGLVFAVAGCGEPMASTQANDAPVTKSSDTKSGDTEKTAKTETASTSKKTTPLLTHNRYELKMDSSPFNKLTEAEAYVILHKGTEPPGDGGYTLTKDPGTYICKRCNTPLYHAKDKFISHCGWPSFDDEIEGAVKRQRDADGRRIEIVCANCDGHLGHVFHGERLTPKNERHCVNSISMKFIPEGKEMPKPIKASDVKKAEKATESKAAKKETAAE, encoded by the coding sequence ATGCCACTGCTCTCAAAGCCTCTTTGGAAACACGTTTTTGGACTCGCGATTGCGGGCGGCCTCGTTTTCGCGGTCGCCGGATGTGGTGAGCCAATGGCATCGACCCAGGCGAATGACGCTCCGGTGACGAAGTCTTCTGACACAAAATCAGGTGACACCGAAAAGACCGCCAAGACTGAAACGGCGTCGACAAGCAAGAAGACCACGCCTCTCCTCACCCACAACCGATATGAGCTGAAGATGGATTCGAGCCCGTTCAACAAGCTAACCGAAGCGGAAGCCTACGTGATTTTGCACAAGGGCACCGAACCACCTGGAGACGGTGGCTACACACTGACCAAAGATCCGGGCACGTATATCTGCAAACGCTGCAACACACCGCTGTATCACGCGAAAGATAAATTCATCAGCCACTGCGGTTGGCCCAGTTTCGATGACGAGATTGAAGGTGCGGTCAAGCGTCAACGCGATGCCGATGGTCGCCGAATCGAAATCGTTTGTGCCAATTGCGACGGTCACCTCGGTCACGTTTTTCACGGCGAACGTCTGACGCCCAAAAACGAGCGTCACTGCGTGAACTCCATTTCGATGAAGTTCATCCCGGAAGGCAAAGAAATGCCAAAGCCGATCAAAGCCAGCGACGTGAAGAAAGCCGAAAAGGCGACTGAGTCGAAAGCGGCCAAGAAAGAGACCGCTGCCGAGTAA
- a CDS encoding glutathione peroxidase has protein sequence MSRFLLLTLALGCLMNAPQPVSAADSTADHECVLAHEAKTIEGKEVDLHDYEGKVVLIVNVASKCGYTKQYAGLQSLYEAHKDDGLVILGFPCNQFGSQEPGTNADILEFCSARYNVTFPMMGKVDVNGDDASPLYKQLTSVEAKPAGKGPISWNFEKFLIGRDGQVVGRYKSKVAPSDEELVSAIKSALKG, from the coding sequence ATGTCACGTTTTTTGCTTCTCACGCTCGCCCTGGGTTGTCTGATGAATGCTCCTCAACCTGTTTCCGCCGCTGACTCCACTGCGGATCACGAATGCGTGTTGGCTCACGAGGCCAAAACCATCGAAGGCAAGGAAGTGGATCTGCACGACTACGAGGGCAAAGTCGTCCTGATCGTCAACGTCGCTAGCAAGTGCGGCTACACCAAGCAGTACGCTGGGTTGCAATCGCTGTACGAAGCCCACAAAGACGACGGATTGGTCATCCTCGGGTTCCCTTGCAATCAATTCGGCTCGCAGGAACCTGGCACGAACGCGGATATTTTGGAATTCTGCAGCGCTCGGTACAACGTCACCTTCCCGATGATGGGCAAAGTGGACGTCAATGGCGATGACGCGTCGCCTTTGTACAAACAGTTGACCAGCGTTGAAGCCAAACCGGCGGGCAAAGGTCCGATCAGTTGGAACTTCGAGAAGTTCTTGATCGGTCGCGATGGTCAAGTTGTCGGACGCTACAAATCGAAGGTCGCACCATCGGACGAAGAATTGGTCTCGGCGATCAAGTCAGCTTTGAAGGGCTGA
- a CDS encoding SDR family NAD(P)-dependent oxidoreductase yields MGVTSPTKTPSAIVTGASAGLGLHVCRRLLGEGYSVTMLGRNPERLDQASATLAKEFDGKIVNTFAGDACDSEAMNTLVEQHVAKFGSLDVLVNVVGRSDRGLLINSGAAELESMFRDNVVSAWTCCRAAYDELKKSRGTIVNLGSLASRVAPRYLGGYVIAKHALVGFSRQLRMELEADGIHVGVVCPGPIRRDDDQPIDRYETDKKAGVPATAAQPGGGAKLKGLPPEEVADAVLRCIQKRKIEIVLPPKVRALMAINAVSPRLADWLLSKSTA; encoded by the coding sequence ATGGGTGTGACTTCGCCGACGAAGACTCCATCGGCCATCGTCACGGGAGCTTCCGCGGGCCTGGGTCTGCACGTCTGTCGTCGACTGCTCGGCGAAGGCTATTCAGTCACGATGCTGGGACGCAATCCGGAACGACTCGATCAAGCATCAGCGACTCTGGCGAAAGAATTCGATGGCAAGATCGTCAACACATTCGCCGGTGACGCTTGCGATTCGGAAGCGATGAACACCTTGGTCGAACAGCACGTCGCGAAATTTGGATCATTGGATGTCTTGGTCAACGTTGTTGGACGCAGCGATCGTGGGTTGCTGATCAACAGCGGTGCCGCGGAACTTGAATCAATGTTTCGCGACAACGTTGTCTCCGCATGGACTTGTTGCCGTGCCGCCTATGACGAACTCAAGAAATCTCGCGGCACGATCGTTAACCTCGGTTCACTCGCTTCCCGAGTCGCACCGCGTTACCTCGGTGGCTACGTCATCGCAAAACACGCTCTGGTCGGTTTTTCACGACAACTTCGAATGGAGCTGGAAGCGGATGGAATCCATGTCGGTGTGGTTTGCCCGGGACCCATTCGCCGTGACGACGACCAACCGATCGACCGTTACGAAACGGACAAGAAAGCCGGCGTTCCTGCGACGGCGGCCCAACCCGGCGGCGGAGCCAAGCTGAAGGGTTTGCCGCCCGAAGAAGTCGCGGACGCCGTTTTGCGATGCATTCAAAAACGCAAGATCGAAATCGTGTTGCCGCCAAAGGTGCGAGCTTTGATGGCCATCAACGCAGTTTCACCAAGACTGGCCGATTGGTTGCTAAGCAAAAGCACCGCCTGA
- a CDS encoding redox-sensing transcriptional repressor Rex yields the protein MNMNTDHETSDSGGSDEGDRRAELSTPAVGRLSLYYRELHRLLAAGESSTNSRDLGAMVNVSPAVVRRDLSSIGSIGRRGVGYDVAILAERIGAVLGSGVQWKAVLIGVGSLGNALLRYRGFERLGFSLAAAFDTDPAKYGHEVGGTTVRSLDDLEEVLATAKPELAILAVPSEQASQVATRVLAGGIQGILNFAPTTLRVPPGTAIINVDLASELQQLAFRIQNR from the coding sequence ATGAACATGAACACCGATCACGAAACGAGCGATTCAGGTGGTTCCGATGAGGGCGATCGTAGGGCCGAGTTGTCGACTCCAGCGGTCGGTCGATTGTCTCTTTACTACCGCGAATTGCACCGTTTGCTGGCGGCGGGAGAGTCTTCCACCAACAGCCGTGACCTGGGTGCGATGGTCAACGTGTCGCCCGCCGTCGTTCGTCGTGACCTCAGCTCGATTGGGTCGATTGGTCGCCGAGGTGTCGGATACGACGTCGCGATTCTGGCCGAACGGATTGGCGCGGTTTTGGGGTCCGGCGTGCAGTGGAAAGCGGTGCTGATTGGCGTCGGCTCTTTGGGCAACGCGCTCCTGCGTTACCGCGGTTTTGAACGCCTGGGTTTCTCGCTTGCGGCGGCGTTTGACACCGATCCTGCGAAGTATGGACACGAGGTCGGCGGCACAACGGTTCGTTCGCTGGACGATTTGGAAGAAGTGTTGGCGACGGCGAAACCGGAACTGGCAATTCTGGCGGTGCCGAGCGAACAGGCCAGCCAAGTGGCAACGCGAGTTCTGGCCGGCGGAATCCAAGGTATCTTGAATTTCGCACCGACAACCCTTCGCGTGCCACCGGGCACAGCGATCATCAATGTGGATCTGGCCAGCGAACTGCAGCAACTGGCGTTTCGAATTCAGAACCGCTGA